A single genomic interval of Alligator mississippiensis isolate rAllMis1 chromosome 15, rAllMis1, whole genome shotgun sequence harbors:
- the THBS3 gene encoding thrombospondin-3: protein MGLCALLALLLLGAAAAARHELQVIDLLMVTEARQMVNVAHKIRTELLTVNDAYLLSTFRLPPKQGGVLFGLYSKKDNTRWLEVSVVGKINKVLLRYLREDGKLHVVNLQHTGLADGRSHTVIVRLSGLRADALSVELYVDCKQADASAGLPQIAVVPQAELEAVEVRTGQKAYQRLQGFIESMKLILGGSMSRVGALSECPFQGDESIHSAVTGVLNSILGEQTKALVTQLTLFNKVLMELREDIRDQVKEMSLIRNTIMECQVCGFHEHRSRCSPNPCFSGVDCMETYEYPGYRCGPCPPGFQGNGTHCADINECAHANPCFPGSKCINTAPGFRCEPCPRGYKGNLISGVGADYAKASKQVCTDIDECNDGNNGGCDPNSVCTNTMGSYKCGPCKAGFLGNQTVGCAPLKSCSSPTHNPCDINGYCMFERNGDISCACNVGWAGNGNVCGRDTDLDGYPDEPLPCIDNDKHCKQDNCRLTPNSGQEDADNDGIGDQCDDDADGDGIKNVEDNCRLLPNKDQQNSDTDSFGDACDNCPNVPNNDQRDTDSNGEGDACDNDIDGDGIPNVLDNCPKVPNPLQTDRDEDGVGDACDSCPEMSNPTQTDMDSDLVGDICDTNEDSDGDGHQDSKDNCAEVPNSSQLDSDNDGLGDDCDNDDDNDGIPDYIAPGPDNCRLIPNPNQKDSDGNGVGDVCEEDFDNDTVADQLDVCPESAEVTLTDFRAYQTVILDPEGDAQIDPNWVVLNQGMEIVQTMNSDPGLAVGYTAFNGVDFEGTFHVNTVTDDDYAGFIFSYQDSSSFYVVMWKQTEQTYWQATPFRAVAETGLQLKAVKSTTGPGEHLRNALWHAGTTPDQVRLLWKDPRNVGWKDKTSYRWQLMHRPQVGYIRVRLYEGPRLVADSGVILDSTMRGGRLGVFCFSQENIIWSNLQYRCNDTVPQDFEPFRPLLLEGRE, encoded by the exons TCCTGCTGCGATACCTGCGGGAGGACGGGAAGCTGCACGTGGTGAACCTGCAGCACACTGGCCTGGCGGATGGACGGAGCCACACGGTGATCGTGCGCCTGAGTGGGTTGCGTGCCGACGCCCTGAGCGTGGAGCTGTATGTCGACTGCAAGCAGGCTGATGCCAGCGCGGGGCTGCCCCAGATAGCAGTTGTGCCCCAGGCCGAGCTGGAGGCGGTGGAGGTGCGCACGGGCCAGAAGGCCTATCAGAGGTTGCAG GGGTTTATAGAGTCGATGAAGCTGATTCTGGGAGGATCCATGAGCCGCGTTGGAGCCCTGAGTGAATGCCCTTTCCAAGGCGATGAGTCCATCCACAGTGCAG TAACCGGGGTGCTGAACTCCATCCTGG GCGAGCAGACCAAGGCCCTGGTCACGCAGCTGACCCTCTTCAACAAGGTCCTGATGGAGCTGAGGGAGGATATCCGTGACCAG GTGAAGGAGATGTCCCTGATCCGGAACACCATCATGGAGTGTCAGGTctgcg GGTTCCATGAGCACCGCTCCCgctgcagccccaacccctgcttcagCGGTGTAGACTGCATGGAGACATACGAGTACCCCGGGTACCGCTGTGGGCCTTGCCCTCCTGGCTTCCAGGGCAATGGGACACACTGTGCTGACATCAATGAG TGTGCCCATGCCAACCCCTGCTTCCCTGGCTCGAAATGCATCAATACGGCGCCCGGCTTCCGCTGCGAGCCCTGCCCCCGTGGCTACAAGGGGAACCTCATCTCAGGTGTGGGTGCTGACTACGCCAAAGCCAGCAAGCAG GTTTGCACCGACATTGATGAATGCAATGATGGGAACAATGGTGGCTGTGACCCGAACTCCGTCTGCACCAACACGATG ggctcctaCAAGTGTGGCCCCTGCAAGGCGGGGTTCCTGGGCAACCAGACGGTGGGCTGTGCCCCACTGAAGtcctgcagcagccccacacaCAACCCCTGTGACATCAACGGATACTGCATGTTCGAGAGGAACGGTGACATCTCTTGTgcg TGCAATGTGGGCTGGGCCGGCAATGGGAACGTGTGCGGGCGGGACACAGACCTTGACGGCTACCCAGATGAGCCGCTGCCCTGCATCGACAATGACAAGCATTGCAAGCAG GACAACTGCCGGCTGACGCCCAACTCGGGGCAGGAGGACGCTGATAATGACGGCATCGGGGATCAGTGTGATGATGATGCGGATGGTGATGGCATCAAGAATGTTGAG GACAACTGCCGGCTCCTGCCCAACAAGGACCAGCAAAACTCAGACACTGACTCCTTTGGGGATGCCTGTGACAACTGCCCCAATGTGCCCAACAATGACCAGCGGGACACAGACAGCAACGGCGAGGGCGACGCATGTGACAACGACATTGATGGCGacg GGATCCCCAATGTGCTGGACAACTGCCCTAAGGTCCCCAACCCACTGCAGACAGACCGGGATGAGGATGGCGTTGGGGATGCCTGCGACAGCTGCCCTGAGATGAGCAACCCCACTCAG ACAGACATGGACAGTGACCTGGTAGGAGACATCTGTGACACCAATGAGGACAG TGATGGGGATGGGCACCAGGACTCCAAGGACAACTGTGCCGAAGTGCCCAACAGCTCCCAGCTGGACTCAGACAACGACGGGCTGGGGGATGACTGTGACAATGATGACGACAACGATGGCATCCCTGACTACATTGCTCCTGGCCCTGACAACTGCCGCCTTATTCCCAACCCCAACCAGAAGGACTCAGATG GGAACGGGGTGGGTGATGTCTGTGAGGAGGATTTCGATAATGACACAGTGGCTGACCAGCTGGACGTGTGCCCGGAGAGTGCCGAGGTGACGCTGACTGACTTCCGGGCCTACCAGACAGTGATCCTGGACCCCGAGGGCGATGCCCAGATCGACCCCAACTGGGTGGTTCTGAACCAG GGCATGGAGATTGTACAGACCATGAACAGTGACCCGGGCCTGGCTGTTG gCTACACGGCCTTCAACGGGGTGGACTTCGAGGGCACCTTCCATGTCAACACTGTCACGGATGATGACTACGCTGGCTTCATCTTCAGCTACCAGGACAGCTCCAGTTTCTACGTGGTCATGTGGAAGCAGACAGAGCAGACGTACTGGCAGGCTACCCCCTTCCGGGCCGTGGCTGAGACCGGGCTGCAACTCAAG GCGGTGAAGTCCACGACGGGCCCCGGCGAGCACCTGCGAAACGCGCTGTGGCATGCAGGCACCACCCCGGACCAGGTCCGGCTGCTGTGGAAGGATCCGCGCAACGTGGGCTGGAAGGACAAGACCTCGTACCGGTGGCAGCTCATGCACAGGCCCCAGGTGGGCTACATCCG ggtGCGGCTGTACGAGGGCCCGCGGCTGGTGGCGGACTCGGGCGTGATCCTCGACAGCACGATGCGGGGCGGCCGCCTGGGCGTCTTCTGCTTCTCCCAGGAGAACATCATCTGGTCCAACCTGCAGTACCGCTGCAACG ACACGGTCCCGCAGGACTTCGAGCCCTTCCGCCCGCTGCTGCTCGAGGGCCGCGAGTGA